The proteins below come from a single Rhizobium etli CFN 42 genomic window:
- a CDS encoding carbohydrate ABC transporter permease produces the protein MSTLNSGDKRGPSLMQNNNVLGFLFMLPAAVFLVCFLTYPLGLGVWLGFTDTRIGRDGIFIGLENYEFLADDAVFWLSVFNTILYTVIASALKFALGLWLALLLNQHLPFKSFFRAIVLLPWVVPTVLSALAFWWIYDSQFSIISWSLMKLGLISAPINFLGDPTNARISVIVANVWRGIPFVAISLLAGLQTIPASLQEAASLDGATSWQRFRYVTLPMLTPIIAVVMTFSVLFTFTDFQLIYVLTKGGPVNATHLMATLSFQRGIPGGQLGEGAAIAVAMIPFLLGAIMFSFFGLQRRKWQQGGQD, from the coding sequence ATGTCGACCTTGAACTCAGGGGATAAGCGCGGCCCCTCGCTGATGCAGAACAACAACGTGCTCGGCTTCCTCTTCATGCTGCCGGCTGCCGTGTTCCTTGTTTGCTTTCTCACCTATCCCCTGGGGCTCGGCGTCTGGCTTGGTTTTACCGACACGCGGATCGGCCGGGACGGCATTTTCATCGGCCTGGAGAACTATGAATTCCTGGCCGATGACGCGGTTTTCTGGTTGTCGGTCTTCAACACCATCCTTTACACGGTCATCGCCTCGGCTCTGAAATTTGCGCTCGGCCTCTGGCTGGCACTGCTCCTGAACCAGCACCTTCCGTTCAAATCCTTCTTTCGCGCGATCGTGCTGTTGCCCTGGGTGGTGCCGACGGTGCTTTCGGCGCTGGCCTTCTGGTGGATCTACGATTCCCAGTTCTCGATCATCTCGTGGTCGCTGATGAAGCTCGGGCTGATCAGCGCGCCAATCAACTTCCTCGGTGATCCCACGAATGCACGGATATCGGTCATCGTAGCCAATGTCTGGCGCGGCATCCCCTTCGTGGCGATCTCGCTGCTCGCAGGCCTGCAAACCATTCCGGCCTCGCTGCAGGAGGCGGCCTCGCTCGACGGCGCGACGAGCTGGCAGCGCTTCCGCTATGTGACGCTGCCGATGCTGACACCGATCATCGCCGTCGTCATGACTTTCTCGGTGCTCTTCACCTTCACGGATTTCCAGCTGATCTACGTGCTGACCAAGGGGGGGCCTGTCAACGCCACGCATCTGATGGCGACACTCTCCTTCCAGCGCGGCATTCCGGGCGGGCAGCTCGGCGAGGGGGCGGCCATCGCGGTCGCCATGATACCCTTCCTGCTCGGCGCCATCATGTTCAGCTTCTTCGGCCTGCAACGCCGCAAATGGCAGCAGGGCGGCCAGGATTAA
- a CDS encoding GXWXG domain-containing protein: MPLKSAKRQNEMTAWFSSLAPVQPIEMLGLWRGAGIPSDHPLDGVLENLGWFGKRFHADMRADALLFQWRSDRLVAIDPGIFPISLAIKAAPFGRTRIARNWFSYLQKALRARGTTASLRLQTVDNLTTAAMIYDRQPIADYFRRTGGDEVAGMMCVDDDARRYFFKLRKIDAASRRHSE; encoded by the coding sequence ATGCCGCTGAAAAGCGCTAAGCGACAGAACGAAATGACGGCCTGGTTCTCTTCGCTGGCTCCGGTCCAGCCGATCGAGATGCTCGGCCTGTGGCGAGGTGCGGGCATCCCATCGGATCACCCGCTCGACGGCGTTCTCGAGAACCTCGGCTGGTTCGGCAAGCGCTTTCACGCTGACATGCGCGCCGACGCCCTCCTCTTCCAGTGGCGGTCGGATCGGCTGGTGGCGATCGACCCCGGCATTTTCCCGATCAGCCTGGCCATCAAGGCGGCGCCGTTCGGCCGCACTCGGATCGCTCGGAACTGGTTCTCTTATCTGCAGAAGGCGCTCCGGGCGCGGGGTACAACCGCGTCGCTGAGGCTTCAGACCGTCGATAACCTCACCACAGCCGCTATGATCTACGACAGGCAGCCAATCGCCGACTATTTCCGCAGGACGGGAGGCGACGAGGTCGCTGGCATGATGTGCGTCGATGACGATGCCCGTCGTTATTTCTTCAAGCTCCGGAAGATCGACGCCGCATCGCGGCGACACAGCGAATGA
- a CDS encoding SDR family oxidoreductase translates to MSVSASGEARIALVTGGGTGVGRAISRGLGAAGYRVVISGRRADVLEKAANELGSQTGGEFFAVPADVGNPASVRALFDAISQRYGRLDLLVNNAGVTVPGVPLEEVSFEQWNAIVAANLTGAFLCTQQAFRLMKSQSPRGGRIINNGSVSATTPRPNSAPYTATKHAITGLTKSTALDGREFDIACGQIDIGNAASDMTTTIAAGVLQANGSIAAEATIDPAYIADAVVYMAGLPLSANVLTMTVMATKMPFVGRG, encoded by the coding sequence GTGAGCGTATCGGCGAGCGGAGAAGCAAGGATCGCGCTTGTCACTGGCGGTGGCACCGGCGTCGGGCGTGCCATCTCACGAGGCCTCGGCGCTGCCGGGTACAGGGTCGTGATTTCAGGGCGGCGGGCCGATGTGCTTGAAAAGGCGGCGAACGAGCTAGGCAGCCAAACGGGGGGCGAGTTTTTCGCGGTTCCCGCCGATGTCGGCAATCCCGCTTCGGTGCGGGCTCTCTTCGATGCGATTTCGCAGAGATACGGACGGCTCGACCTATTGGTCAACAATGCCGGCGTCACCGTGCCCGGCGTGCCGCTCGAGGAGGTGTCCTTCGAGCAGTGGAACGCCATCGTCGCCGCCAATCTCACCGGCGCCTTCCTCTGCACCCAGCAGGCCTTCCGGCTGATGAAGAGCCAAAGCCCGCGCGGCGGCCGCATCATCAACAACGGCTCCGTCTCGGCTACCACACCGCGTCCCAATTCGGCGCCCTATACGGCGACCAAGCACGCCATAACGGGGCTGACGAAATCCACCGCCCTCGACGGGCGCGAATTCGACATCGCCTGCGGCCAGATCGATATCGGCAATGCCGCCAGCGACATGACGACGACGATTGCGGCGGGCGTGCTGCAGGCGAACGGCAGCATCGCCGCAGAGGCGACGATCGACCCGGCCTATATTGCCGACGCGGTCGTCTACATGGCCGGCCTGCCGCTCAGCGCCAACGTGCTGACCATGACCGTGATGGCGACGAAAATGCCCTTCGTCGGGCGGGGGTAA
- a CDS encoding NUDIX domain-containing protein gives MPVRSAGLLIYRLCETGPEVLLVHPGGPFWAKKDEGAWSIPKGLIEAGEDELSAAIREAQEELGVEIKGSFAPLGEYRQPGGKVVVVWSVEADAALDVETVRSSEFQIEWPPRSGRIQNFPEVDRAGWFPAAEAEIKILKGQVAMLADLATQLGRGR, from the coding sequence ATGCCGGTCCGTAGCGCCGGGCTTCTCATCTACCGCCTTTGCGAGACCGGGCCGGAGGTCCTGCTCGTCCATCCCGGCGGCCCCTTCTGGGCGAAGAAGGACGAGGGCGCCTGGTCGATCCCGAAAGGATTGATCGAAGCCGGCGAAGACGAACTGTCGGCAGCAATCCGGGAGGCGCAGGAAGAGCTCGGCGTCGAAATCAAAGGAAGCTTCGCCCCGCTCGGAGAATATCGCCAACCCGGCGGAAAGGTGGTGGTCGTCTGGTCAGTGGAGGCGGACGCCGCGCTTGATGTCGAGACGGTGCGGAGTTCAGAGTTTCAGATCGAATGGCCGCCGCGATCGGGCCGCATCCAGAATTTCCCCGAGGTCGACCGCGCCGGGTGGTTCCCCGCCGCAGAAGCTGAAATCAAGATTCTCAAAGGCCAGGTTGCAATGCTTGCCGATCTCGCCACACAGCTCGGTCGAGGCCGGTGA
- a CDS encoding sensor histidine kinase, with protein sequence MRLKLVAVAVAALAPVVAMLFYNEVALRHQRNEEVRTSAAQAARQASSEVERIIEGLHALLVSVSSMPSVRHLDVQACNDALKSVAENIPNIRTIFVAGLDGRPICGSMAFPKGVVFSDRDYFQQTLETKDFSVGTYTQSRLSDRPVLPLAIPLMEGDTIKAIIVSGIRLDWLQNRITERGVAPGNEVTIADGKGTIVAHVPSPDQFVGTILPEEYQRLIHAEQPDVIEITSQDGTARILGYRPIALPSSPLYVSAGFSKTEVFAPIDRATLMNTLAIIGGALFAFVAAIFIGNRFILMPISRIADVMESWRSGQTTARTGMKGPDELGLVGATFDRLLDELEERRRQNQKAEEERSLLVGELAHRVKNGFTLVQAIARQTFSRSDPERYSSFAERLAALAGTYDLILSREGLASPIRDILSAALRAHVASQADRIRLDGPDVVLPADTALPLSLVIHELATNATKYGSLGSENGTVTIEWKHDDGRVLLLWTEAGGPPVSTPTKKGFGSVLIERAFPSKAQARFRVDYRTEGLIFEVIFSIGEPVAKGEVDPLSRT encoded by the coding sequence ATGAGACTCAAACTGGTTGCAGTTGCGGTCGCGGCGCTGGCGCCGGTGGTTGCAATGCTCTTCTACAACGAAGTCGCGCTCCGCCACCAGCGCAACGAGGAGGTGCGCACCTCGGCTGCACAGGCGGCGAGGCAAGCCTCGTCGGAAGTCGAACGGATCATAGAGGGCCTGCACGCCCTTCTCGTCTCCGTGTCCTCGATGCCGTCCGTCAGGCACCTCGACGTCCAGGCTTGCAACGACGCGCTGAAATCGGTTGCCGAAAACATTCCCAACATCCGCACCATCTTCGTCGCCGGGCTCGATGGGCGGCCGATCTGCGGAAGCATGGCTTTCCCGAAGGGCGTGGTCTTTTCCGACCGCGATTATTTCCAGCAGACTTTGGAGACCAAAGACTTTTCCGTCGGTACCTATACGCAGAGCCGCCTTTCCGACCGCCCGGTGCTGCCGCTCGCGATACCCCTGATGGAAGGCGATACCATCAAGGCCATCATCGTCAGCGGAATCCGGCTTGACTGGCTGCAGAACCGCATCACCGAGCGCGGGGTTGCTCCCGGCAATGAGGTGACCATCGCCGATGGCAAGGGAACCATCGTCGCGCACGTCCCCTCTCCCGATCAGTTCGTCGGTACGATCTTGCCCGAGGAATACCAGCGGCTGATCCACGCCGAACAGCCTGATGTAATCGAGATCACCAGCCAGGACGGAACAGCGCGCATCCTCGGTTACCGCCCGATAGCCTTGCCTTCCAGTCCCCTCTATGTCAGCGCCGGCTTTTCGAAAACGGAGGTCTTCGCGCCGATCGATCGGGCGACGCTGATGAATACGCTCGCCATCATCGGCGGTGCGCTTTTCGCCTTCGTCGCCGCGATCTTTATCGGCAACCGCTTCATCCTGATGCCGATCTCCAGGATCGCAGATGTGATGGAAAGTTGGCGCAGCGGTCAGACGACAGCGCGGACCGGCATGAAGGGACCGGACGAGCTGGGGCTCGTCGGCGCAACCTTCGATCGGCTGCTCGACGAACTCGAAGAGCGCAGGCGCCAAAATCAGAAGGCGGAGGAGGAGCGGAGCCTGCTCGTCGGCGAGCTGGCGCATCGCGTCAAGAATGGCTTCACGCTCGTGCAGGCGATTGCCAGACAAACCTTCTCGCGGTCCGATCCGGAGAGATACAGTTCCTTTGCCGAGAGGCTCGCAGCCCTCGCCGGTACCTATGACCTCATCCTGTCTCGGGAGGGGTTGGCTTCACCCATTCGGGATATCCTCTCCGCAGCGCTGCGGGCGCATGTCGCCTCGCAAGCCGATCGCATTCGTCTCGATGGGCCGGACGTCGTTCTTCCGGCGGACACCGCCCTGCCGCTCTCGCTCGTGATTCATGAGCTGGCGACCAACGCAACCAAGTATGGAAGCCTCGGCAGCGAAAATGGAACAGTCACCATCGAATGGAAACACGACGATGGACGTGTCCTCCTTCTGTGGACGGAAGCCGGTGGACCGCCGGTCTCGACGCCGACGAAAAAGGGCTTCGGCTCGGTGCTCATCGAACGTGCCTTCCCGTCGAAGGCGCAGGCGCGATTCCGCGTGGACTACCGCACCGAAGGCCTCATCTTCGAAGTAATATTTTCGATCGGGGAACCGGTTGCCAAAGGCGAAGTTGACCCTCTGAGCCGGACGTAA
- a CDS encoding ABC transporter ATP-binding protein: MANVQFADVRKSFGAHPVIKGVDIDIADGEFVILVGPSGCGKSTLLRMLAGLENISGGEIKIGGRVVNTLPPKDRDIAMVFQNYALYPHMTVEQNMGFSLMLNKAPKAEAEKRVKYAAGILGLDKLLDRYPRQLSGGQRQRVAMGRAIVRDPEVFLFDEPLSNLDAKLRVAMRAEIKELHQRLKTTTVYVTHDQIEAMTMADKIVVMHDGVVEQIGSPLELYDRPANLFVGGFIGSPAMNMIHGRLDPENPSQFVAANGTRLPVANPPANAIGRDLVYGLRPEYISLDPNGLPAEIVVIEPTGYETHLTVRLGGSEVSCVFRERVDARPGEAIRVTIDAKHVHLFDAEGGRRLTD, translated from the coding sequence ATGGCAAACGTTCAGTTCGCGGATGTCCGGAAATCGTTCGGCGCGCATCCCGTCATCAAGGGGGTGGACATCGATATCGCCGACGGCGAATTTGTCATCCTCGTCGGGCCCTCGGGCTGTGGCAAGTCCACGCTTCTCCGGATGCTCGCAGGCCTCGAGAACATTTCCGGTGGCGAGATCAAGATCGGCGGGCGGGTCGTCAATACACTTCCGCCCAAAGACCGCGACATTGCCATGGTCTTCCAGAATTATGCGCTCTACCCGCATATGACGGTGGAGCAGAACATGGGCTTCTCGCTCATGCTCAACAAGGCGCCGAAGGCGGAAGCCGAAAAGCGGGTGAAATATGCCGCCGGCATCCTCGGCCTCGACAAGTTGCTCGATCGTTATCCGCGCCAGCTTTCCGGCGGCCAGCGCCAGCGCGTCGCCATGGGCCGGGCCATCGTGCGTGACCCCGAAGTCTTTCTGTTCGACGAGCCGCTCTCCAACCTCGATGCGAAACTGCGCGTCGCCATGCGCGCCGAGATCAAGGAACTGCACCAGCGCCTGAAAACGACGACCGTCTACGTCACTCATGACCAGATCGAGGCGATGACGATGGCCGACAAGATCGTCGTCATGCATGACGGCGTCGTCGAGCAGATCGGCAGCCCGCTCGAGCTTTACGATCGCCCCGCCAATCTCTTCGTCGGCGGCTTTATCGGCTCGCCGGCGATGAACATGATCCATGGCAGGCTCGATCCGGAAAACCCCAGCCAGTTCGTCGCCGCCAACGGCACGCGGCTGCCTGTGGCCAATCCGCCGGCGAACGCCATCGGCCGCGATCTCGTCTATGGGTTGCGCCCCGAATATATTTCACTCGATCCCAACGGCCTGCCGGCCGAGATCGTGGTGATCGAGCCGACCGGCTATGAGACGCATCTGACGGTCCGCCTCGGCGGCAGCGAGGTCAGCTGCGTCTTCCGCGAACGTGTCGATGCCCGCCCGGGCGAAGCCATTCGCGTCACGATCGACGCCAAACATGTCCATCTCTTCGACGCCGAAGGCGGCAGGAGATTGACCGACTGA
- a CDS encoding ABC transporter substrate-binding protein → MTIKRREFLAASAAVAGVAGLGIKPSFAQAEPTYTPESGASLRLLRWTPFVKGDEDAWVANTKKFTEATGVEVRIDKESWEDIRPKAAVAANVGSGPDLIMCWFDDAHQYPEKLVDLTELGNYLGNKYEGWYDGLKGYATRDDKFIAMPLTTIGNAVVYRDSHVKAAGFNEFPNDTAGFLELCKAMKAKGTPAGFPHGKAVGDGNNYAHWLLWSHGGKMVDESGAVTINSPETLASINYAKELYATFIPGTESWLDVNNNRAFLAGQVSLIANGVSVYYTAKNDPKLAEIAKDIRTTNFPIGPVGKSVELFQTSSLLLFKHSKYPEAAKAYIKFMMEADQMNAWIQGSSAYCCQPLKAFAKNPVWTADPVHAPYARASERLRPNGYAGPLGYASAATMADYVLVDMYAAAVTGQKSPEDAMKEAERRANRYYRV, encoded by the coding sequence ATGACGATCAAGAGACGTGAATTTCTTGCTGCATCGGCAGCCGTTGCCGGTGTCGCCGGCCTCGGCATCAAGCCGTCCTTTGCCCAGGCCGAACCGACCTATACGCCGGAAAGCGGCGCCAGCCTGCGGCTGCTGCGCTGGACGCCTTTCGTGAAGGGCGATGAAGATGCCTGGGTCGCCAATACCAAGAAGTTCACCGAAGCCACCGGCGTGGAAGTGCGCATCGACAAGGAGAGCTGGGAGGACATTCGCCCGAAGGCCGCCGTTGCGGCCAATGTCGGCTCCGGTCCGGATCTCATCATGTGCTGGTTCGACGACGCGCATCAATATCCGGAGAAGCTGGTCGATCTCACAGAACTCGGCAACTATCTCGGTAACAAGTACGAGGGCTGGTACGACGGCCTGAAGGGCTATGCCACCCGTGACGACAAGTTCATCGCCATGCCGCTGACGACGATCGGCAATGCCGTTGTCTATCGCGACAGCCACGTGAAGGCGGCCGGCTTCAACGAATTCCCGAACGATACCGCAGGCTTCCTCGAGCTTTGCAAGGCGATGAAGGCAAAGGGCACGCCCGCCGGCTTCCCGCATGGCAAGGCGGTCGGCGACGGCAACAACTATGCCCATTGGCTGCTCTGGAGCCATGGCGGCAAAATGGTCGACGAAAGCGGCGCGGTGACGATCAACAGCCCGGAGACGCTCGCCTCGATCAACTACGCTAAGGAGCTCTATGCGACCTTCATTCCGGGCACGGAAAGCTGGCTCGATGTCAACAACAACCGCGCCTTCCTCGCCGGCCAGGTATCGCTGATCGCCAACGGCGTCTCGGTCTATTACACGGCCAAGAACGACCCGAAGCTCGCCGAGATCGCCAAGGACATCCGCACGACGAACTTCCCGATCGGACCGGTCGGCAAGAGCGTCGAGCTTTTCCAGACGAGCTCGCTGCTGCTCTTCAAGCACAGCAAATATCCGGAAGCGGCCAAGGCCTACATCAAGTTCATGATGGAAGCCGACCAGATGAACGCCTGGATCCAGGGCTCCAGCGCCTATTGCTGCCAGCCACTCAAGGCCTTCGCCAAGAACCCGGTCTGGACCGCCGATCCGGTTCACGCGCCCTATGCGCGCGCCTCGGAAAGGCTGCGCCCGAACGGCTATGCCGGCCCGCTCGGTTACGCCTCGGCGGCTACCATGGCCGACTACGTGCTGGTCGACATGTATGCCGCCGCCGTCACCGGCCAGAAGTCGCCCGAGGACGCGATGAAGGAAGCCGAGCGCCGGGCAAACCGCTACTACCGCGTCTGA
- a CDS encoding metallophosphoesterase family protein produces MIYFTGDTHFADPRVLRIDRRPFPDMASHDVTLIRNWNEIVDAQDDIWHLGDFMSFRGGDCDQLLSMLNGRKHLIIGNNDPSTTTEATGWASVQHYSEMTLDDHLLILCHYPFRTWNKMGRKSINLHGHSHGRLKPLPRQYDVGVDAQRLRPVSLQTLLSTKPES; encoded by the coding sequence ATGATCTATTTTACCGGCGATACCCACTTTGCAGATCCCCGCGTCCTTCGCATCGACCGACGCCCCTTTCCCGACATGGCGTCCCACGACGTGACCCTGATCCGGAACTGGAACGAGATCGTTGATGCGCAGGACGACATCTGGCATCTCGGCGATTTCATGTCGTTCCGCGGTGGCGACTGCGACCAGCTCCTTTCGATGCTGAACGGGCGGAAGCACCTCATCATCGGAAATAATGATCCGTCAACGACGACCGAGGCGACAGGCTGGGCAAGCGTTCAGCACTACAGCGAGATGACGCTGGACGATCATCTGCTGATCCTGTGCCATTACCCATTCCGCACCTGGAACAAGATGGGTAGGAAGTCGATCAATCTGCACGGACATTCCCATGGCCGCCTCAAGCCCCTGCCCCGCCAGTACGATGTCGGCGTCGATGCGCAGAGACTCAGGCCGGTGTCGCTGCAAACCCTGTTGTCAACGAAGCCGGAGTCATGA
- the denD gene encoding D-erythronate dehydrogenase codes for MHVMILGAAGMVGRKLVEKIGREPLAFGRPVTRLTLVDAFQPPVPETLRPVATTQTVDLAAAGAADRLIESRPDLIFHLAAIVSGEAEADFDKGYAVNLDGTRALFDAIRQLGLKSAYVPRVVFASSIAVFGTPFPEVIPDEFFTTPLTSYGTQKAIAELLLADYSRRGIFDGIGIRLPTICVRPGAPNKAASGFFSNILREPLVGKEAILPVSDSVRHWFASPRAAVGFFVHAATIDTARIGARRNLTMPGLSALVSEEIDALRRVAGDKAVALIKRVPDPVIERIVAGWPTQFDAMRASSLGFTAETSFDEILQVHIEDELGGRIV; via the coding sequence ATGCATGTGATGATCTTGGGAGCAGCCGGCATGGTCGGCCGCAAGCTGGTCGAGAAGATTGGGCGCGAGCCGCTCGCTTTCGGCCGGCCCGTCACTCGCCTGACGCTGGTGGATGCCTTTCAGCCGCCGGTGCCGGAAACGCTTCGGCCCGTCGCCACGACGCAGACGGTCGACCTTGCCGCTGCCGGTGCGGCCGATAGGCTGATCGAAAGCCGTCCGGACTTGATCTTTCACCTGGCCGCCATCGTGTCCGGTGAGGCGGAGGCTGATTTCGACAAGGGTTACGCCGTCAATCTCGACGGCACGCGCGCCCTGTTCGACGCGATCCGCCAGCTCGGCCTGAAAAGCGCCTATGTACCGCGCGTTGTCTTTGCATCCTCGATCGCCGTCTTCGGCACGCCGTTCCCGGAGGTCATCCCGGACGAGTTCTTCACCACGCCGCTAACGAGCTACGGCACCCAGAAGGCGATCGCCGAACTGCTGCTTGCCGACTATTCTCGCCGCGGCATCTTCGACGGCATCGGCATACGGCTGCCGACCATCTGTGTGCGCCCCGGTGCGCCCAACAAGGCGGCCTCCGGTTTCTTCTCCAACATTCTGCGCGAGCCGCTCGTCGGCAAGGAAGCCATATTGCCGGTCAGCGACAGCGTGCGGCACTGGTTTGCCAGTCCGCGGGCGGCCGTCGGCTTCTTCGTCCATGCCGCGACGATCGATACGGCGAGGATAGGCGCCCGTCGCAACCTGACCATGCCGGGCCTTTCCGCGCTGGTTTCCGAAGAGATCGACGCGCTGCGCCGGGTGGCCGGCGACAAGGCGGTCGCCCTCATCAAACGAGTGCCCGATCCGGTGATCGAACGCATCGTCGCCGGCTGGCCGACCCAGTTCGATGCGATGAGAGCCTCTTCGCTCGGCTTTACGGCGGAAACGAGCTTCGACGAAATTCTGCAGGTGCATATCGAGGATGAACTCGGCGGGAGGATTGTGTGA
- a CDS encoding LacI family DNA-binding transcriptional regulator, producing the protein MRKSTLEEVAAAAGVSKMTASRALRGAADVSKETREKVLQQAERLNYLGNRLALSLSSQRTNLVAVVVPSMSNIVFPEMLAGISAGLRGSGMQAVFGISDYDMAKEREIIRDMLSWRPAAIIVTGLDQPAETVRMLQNAAIPVIQLMDLDGTPIDFNVGLSHGKAGEEMAKALLAAGRRRFGYIGSAIDRDLRAGKRKAGFEKVLRESGLSFVDERFNAAYSSVAHGKRLSLSMLAATRDLDCIYYSNDDMATGGAFACLELGISSPAEILIAGFNGLDVASALPFRIATSISPRRQMGEVAAALLLAASSGEGNEISEKIIAFTPEITGVD; encoded by the coding sequence ATGCGTAAATCCACTTTAGAAGAGGTTGCCGCTGCGGCAGGCGTCAGCAAGATGACCGCATCGCGCGCCCTTCGCGGGGCCGCCGATGTTTCCAAGGAGACGCGCGAAAAAGTGCTCCAGCAGGCCGAGCGGCTAAACTATCTCGGCAACCGGTTGGCGCTCTCGCTGTCGTCGCAGCGCACCAACCTCGTCGCTGTCGTGGTCCCCAGCATGTCCAACATCGTCTTTCCCGAAATGTTGGCGGGGATTTCTGCCGGGCTGCGCGGATCCGGAATGCAGGCAGTCTTCGGCATCTCCGACTATGATATGGCGAAGGAACGCGAGATCATTCGCGACATGCTCTCCTGGAGGCCTGCCGCCATTATCGTCACAGGTCTCGATCAGCCCGCAGAAACTGTCAGAATGCTGCAGAATGCAGCCATCCCCGTCATTCAGCTCATGGACCTAGACGGCACGCCGATCGATTTCAACGTCGGCCTTTCGCATGGCAAGGCTGGAGAAGAGATGGCAAAAGCGCTGTTGGCCGCCGGCCGACGGCGGTTCGGCTATATCGGCAGCGCGATCGACAGGGATTTGCGCGCCGGCAAGCGAAAAGCCGGCTTCGAGAAGGTGCTGCGCGAGAGCGGCCTCTCTTTCGTGGATGAGCGGTTCAACGCCGCCTATTCCTCGGTGGCGCACGGCAAGCGGCTATCGCTGTCGATGCTTGCGGCGACCAGGGACCTCGACTGCATCTATTATTCCAACGATGACATGGCGACGGGCGGCGCCTTTGCCTGTCTGGAGCTCGGCATTTCCAGCCCCGCGGAGATCCTGATCGCCGGATTCAATGGGCTCGATGTCGCCAGCGCCCTCCCCTTCAGGATCGCAACCTCGATTTCACCACGGCGTCAGATGGGCGAAGTCGCCGCCGCGCTTCTGCTCGCTGCGAGTAGCGGTGAAGGAAACGAAATATCCGAAAAAATTATTGCCTTCACTCCGGAGATAACCGGCGTGGATTGA
- a CDS encoding DUF1206 domain-containing protein yields the protein MPKGFRFDLLAKSGYVARGAVFLLVAGLALFSGVAGGKPETKSALSTLLGQPLGRIWVGLIGIGLLGFVAWRLAQSLADSDGHGRDTKAIAIRTVFFGSAVVYLGLAGYALGHALFSGGGSEGSGEKGLAEWIMSQPLGAYLAMAVGLGFIIGGFVTAAKGITRKFERYLRLADASGVVTMVCVYGLVARGVVFAITGIFFAYAGFRVDPEQAGSMADALEWVRRLPFGAILYIAVAVGLAAFGIYNLVEARYRVVHSPSLDDVKHSIPTPGH from the coding sequence ATGCCCAAAGGATTTCGTTTCGACCTGCTTGCCAAGAGCGGCTATGTGGCGCGAGGTGCCGTGTTTCTCCTTGTGGCGGGCCTGGCCCTTTTCTCCGGCGTCGCCGGGGGGAAGCCGGAAACGAAGTCGGCACTTTCGACGCTTCTCGGACAGCCCCTCGGGCGCATCTGGGTTGGGCTCATCGGCATCGGACTTCTCGGTTTCGTCGCCTGGCGACTGGCGCAGTCGCTGGCGGATAGCGACGGCCACGGCCGCGACACCAAGGCCATCGCCATCCGCACGGTTTTCTTCGGCAGCGCCGTCGTCTATCTCGGGCTTGCCGGATACGCACTGGGTCACGCACTCTTTAGCGGCGGCGGAAGTGAGGGGTCGGGTGAGAAGGGATTGGCAGAATGGATCATGTCGCAGCCGTTAGGCGCCTATCTAGCCATGGCCGTCGGTCTCGGCTTCATCATCGGCGGGTTCGTGACGGCAGCCAAGGGCATCACCAGGAAATTCGAGCGCTATCTCAGACTCGCCGATGCCAGCGGCGTGGTGACCATGGTCTGCGTCTACGGCCTGGTTGCCCGCGGCGTGGTCTTCGCGATCACCGGAATCTTCTTCGCCTATGCAGGTTTTCGCGTTGACCCCGAGCAGGCAGGCAGCATGGCGGACGCGCTCGAATGGGTGAGACGGCTTCCCTTCGGCGCGATTCTCTATATCGCCGTCGCGGTCGGACTGGCGGCCTTCGGGATCTATAACCTCGTCGAAGCGCGCTATCGCGTCGTGCACAGCCCGTCCCTTGACGACGTGAAACATTCGATTCCCACGCCTGGCCATTAG
- a CDS encoding response regulator, whose protein sequence is MKTKVVVVEDEALLLMTAVAIVEEAGFEALEARNADEAIMLFERVPGIRILFTDIDMPGSMDGLMLAKAVRDRWPPVEIIIVSGMKQPDAGALPERVVFFSKPYDIRQLTNALVSMAA, encoded by the coding sequence ATGAAAACCAAGGTTGTCGTGGTCGAGGACGAGGCTCTGCTGCTGATGACGGCGGTCGCCATCGTCGAGGAGGCAGGCTTTGAAGCGCTTGAGGCACGCAATGCCGACGAGGCGATCATGCTCTTCGAAAGAGTGCCCGGCATCCGGATCCTGTTTACAGATATCGACATGCCGGGCAGCATGGATGGCTTGATGCTCGCAAAGGCTGTCCGTGACCGCTGGCCGCCCGTCGAAATCATCATCGTCTCCGGCATGAAGCAGCCGGACGCGGGCGCTTTGCCCGAGCGCGTCGTCTTCTTCTCCAAGCCCTACGATATCCGGCAGCTTACCAATGCGCTCGTCAGCATGGCCGCGTAG